A window from Citrus sinensis cultivar Valencia sweet orange chromosome 5, DVS_A1.0, whole genome shotgun sequence encodes these proteins:
- the LOC102613351 gene encoding BEACH domain-containing protein B isoform X3 produces MNIVKGVADLIRRTSSGSSGDSSSGVQHEKFSPPSQKICFSGEGDEAVLNTLWERYESTTDKVEKRKLFHVFLKQFLIVFRNWEPVNGGLLPEPSSTSIRSTEYLPHFDDIVVGCFAGHPAEIIILLIEEVTHLTTYVTEVNTNVVRSTMSLSESSTGLSSSSEAFSVLDALTIVTRSMHNCRVFGYYGGIQKLTALMKGVVIQLKTIAGAVSVDESFSNFTTERIGFLQQILVYVVSIMCSFIDLSLKVNENYLLYSSTTEFSVQMDGASQTDSSSSLKAPFCETRLNWHKKAVVSVMEAGGVNWLVELLRVIRRLGMKEQWTDTSVQCLTLRTLRLVLSDNPRGQNHFKSIGGLEVLLDGLGFPYTNVLLLKNEAHIDAKRSENPLLRILQLHVLSLEVLREAVFGNVNNLQFLCEDGRVHKFSNSFCSPAFMLQEYKQQRKNLDVQDDFQVSVFDLKNVKRRITEPTVPLSDNASYSQLWSDYVVKLSRVLCTFLLAPEDFKSVQGQAATSRVAIPVSSLYGELSLKWVMRVLLTVFPCIKACSNDNELPSHLRVFVATLQHCVLYAFRKVLVSSPVSLNELREQGMWDLIFSENFFYFEPTLEVFSEECCSLDEGYAPSNSTYSHIRSNGVEVLQMDVISFVEFAATSIGNVHNLPECSALLDALEQSACNPEIAILLAKSLRRILQLSAEKTIASFKTLDAVPRVLKVACIQAQESKRLGSLSPSIHGYQRYDSRGTAQVWHQCVEMCMELFMEFCSIADDARSLVLRNSTCIDCLFDLFWEEGFRNNVQTYILDLMKIVPSSEEDQTAKLQLCSKYLETFTHIKEWGKSFVEFSIDLLVGMREMISSDQLYYQALFRDGECFLHVLSLLNGNFDEANGEKLVLNVLQTLTCLLASNDASKAAFRALVGKGYQTLQNLLLGFCQWHPSEGLLNALLDMLVDGKFESKGNPLIQNEDVIILYLTVLQKSSDSLRHYGLNVFQLLVRDSLSNQASCVRAGMLHFLLDWFSQEDNDSVILQMAQLIEVIGGHSVSGKDIRKIFALLRSEKVGKHQQYCSLLLSSISSMLNVKGPTAFFDLNGSDSGIIIKTPVQWPHNKGFSFSCWLRVENFPKSRTMGLFSFVTENGRGCSAVLAQDKLIYVAVNLKRQCVQLPVNLIRKKWHFLCITHSIGRAFSGGSLLRCYVDGDLVSSERCSYAKVSEVLTSCSIGTKIKMQQNEGDNVLERIQDCFPFLGQIGPIYLFNDAISSEQVKGVHSLGPSYMYSFLDNEAAPSYDNQLPSGILDAKDGLASKIIFGLNAQASSGKKLFNVSPMLDLASDKNSFEANVMIGTQLCSRRLLQQIIYCVGGVSVFFPLIAQSDRYENEESGVFVHALHMPIPKERLTAEVIGLIASVLDENLSNQQQMHLLSGFSVLGFLLQSVPPQQLNLESLSALKHLFNVIANSGLAELLVKDAISSIFLNPLIWLYTAYKVQRELYMFLIQQFDNDPRLHRSLCRLPRVIDIIRQFYWDNAKSRSVVGSKPLLHPITKQVIGERPCREEIRKIRLLLLSLGEMSLRQKISAADIRALIAFFETSEDMPCIEDVLHMVIRALSQKLLLASFLEQVNLIGGCHIFVNLLQRDYEPIRLLGLQFLGKLLVGLPSEKKGPRFFSLAVGRSKSLSEIHKKIDLRMQPVFSAMSDWLFRFPQTDNLCAALFDVLLGGASPKQVLQKNNQVDKHRNKGNNSHFFLPQTLVLIFRFLAGCEEAFARMKIISDLLDLLDSNPSNIEALMEYGWNAWLTAAVKLDVLKGYKPESRDQGDHEMNEQTFVRSLFCVVLCHYMHSVKGGWQQLEETVNFLLMHSEKEGISYRYFLRDMYEDLIRRLVDLSSEENIFVSQPCRDNTLYLLRLVDEMLVSEIDHKIPFPADSSGSYLGSLELESHKDYCCALYEVLQGDVDGQIPRQIPSEGGIVDDKWWNIYDNLWVIISAMNGKGPSKLLPKSSSSGAPSFGQRARGLVESLNIPAAEMAAVVVSGGIGSALGGKPNKNVDKAMLLRGERCPRIVFRLIILYLCQASLERASRCVQQVIPLLPSLLPADDEYSKGRLQLFIWALLAVRSQYGTLDDGTRFHVIAHLIRETVNCGKSMLANSIIGRNDSEPSSNSKETGSIHNLIQKDRVLMAVSDEAKYIKTTKLDRSRQLVDLRARMDESYLVERSTTKAFEDEIQSILSIVLASDENRRATFQLTHGEQQQNVAEKWIHMFRALIDERGPWSADPFPTRSVIHWKLDKTEDAWRRRQKLRKNYHFDEKLCHPPSTAPSDEAILPANENKSSFVGHIPEQMKQFLLKGIRRIADEGTSEPSESDTEPTGQMASITEEISDSQLLEHSKTSSDPTDVVERKDSSSSSSEMETSEVILSVPCLLVTPKRKLAGHLAVMKDVLHFFGEFVVEGTGGSSALKNFSVTSSSDLNKPHQRQKFLKWPEYFDLNSEKEVPETAEAENLHKKQLKNVKRHRRWNVGKISTVHWTRYLLRYTAIEVFFCDSVGPVFLNFTSQKVAKEVGTLIVAIRNEFLFPKGSSRDKSGAISFVDRRIAQEMAETARERWRRRDITNFEYLMILNTLAGRSYNDLTQYPVFPWVLADYSSEVLDFNKSTTFRDLSKPVGALDPKRFEVFEDRYRNFCDPDIPSFYYGSHYSSMGIVLYYLLRLEPFTSLHRNLQGGKFDHADRLFQSIEGTYRNCLSNTSDVKELIPEFFYLPEFLVNSNSYHLGVKQDGEPIGDVSLPPWAKDSPEVFINKNREALESEYVSSNLHHWIDLVFGYKQRGKPAVEAANIFYYLTYEGAVDLDAMEDELQKSAIEDQIANFGQTPSQIFRKKHPRRGPPIPIAHPLYFAPGSINLTSIICSTRHQPSGIVYVGMLDSSIVLVNQGLTLSVKMWLTTQLQSGGNFTFSGSQDPFFGVGADILSPRNVGSPLAESFELGSQCFTTMQTPSENFLITCGNWENSFQVIALNDGRVVQSIRQHRDVVSCVAVTTDGSILATGSYDTTVMVWEVIRARAPEKRVRNMQIEVPRKDYVIVETPFHILCGHDDIITCLYVSVELDIVISGSKDGTCVFHTLREGRYVRSLCHPSGSALSKLAASRHGRIVLYGDDDLSLHLFSINGKHLASSESNGRLNCLELSACGQFLVCGGDQGQIVVRSMNSLEVVRRYSGVGKIITSLAVTPEECFLAGTKDGCLLVYSIENRRTSLPRNVKSKASITG; encoded by the exons ATGAACATCGTCAAGGGTGTTGCTGACCTCATTCGGAGAACCTCCAGTGGTTCCAGTGGAGACTCCTCCTCTGGGGTACAACACGAGAAGTTCTCGCCTCCATCTCAAAAGATATGCTTTAG TGGAGAAGGTGATGAGGCTGTTCTAAATACACTTTGGGAGAGATATGAGAGCACCACTGATAAG GTGGAAAAGAGAAAGTTGTTTCATGTTTTTCTGAAGCAATTTCTTATAGTATTCAGAAATTGGGAACCAGTCAATGGCGGTCTGTTGCCGGAGCCTTCTTCAACGAGTATCCGATCTACAGAGTATTTGCCacattttgatgatattgttGTTGGCTGCTTTGCTGGTCACCCTgctgaaattattattttgttaattgaagAGGTTACACATTTAACTACCTATGTCACTGAGG TAAACACCAACGTGGTGCGGTCAACAATGAGCTTATCAGAGTCTTCCACAGGCTTGAGCTCCTCTTCGGAAGCTTTTTCTGTCTTGGATGCTCTGACAATTGTTACTCGTTCAATGCACAATTGCAGAGTTTTTGGTTACTATGGTGGAATTCAGAAGCTTACAGCGTTAATGAAAG gAGTAGTTATTCAACTCAAGACTATAGCTGGTGCAGTCTCTGTTGATGAaagtttttctaattttacaaCAGAGAGGATTGGATTCTTGCAACAAATACTTGTATATGTGGTGTCAATAATGTGTAGCTTTATTGATTTAAGCCTAAAAGTAAATGAGAATTATCTGTTGTACAGTAGTACCACAGAATTTTCTGTTCAAATGGATGGTGCTTCTCAAACTGATTCATCTAGTAGTTTGAAGGCTCCCTTTTGCGAAACAAGGCTGAATTGGCATAAGAAAGCAGTTGTTTCAGTGATGGAAGCTGGTGGTGTTAATTGGTTAGTAG AGCTCTTGCGAGTCATCAGAAGGTTAGGTATGAAAGAACAGTGGACAGATACATCAGTTCAGTGCTTGACTTTGAGAACCCTTCGATTGGTGTTGTCTGATAATCCAAGGggtcaaaatcattttaaaagcATCGGTGGCCTTGAAGTTCTATTGGATGGACTTGGATTTCCATACACTAACGTGcttcttttgaaaaatgagGCTCATATTGATGCTAAAAG AAGTGAGAATCCCTTGCTGCGAATATTGCAGCTCCATGTTCTATCTCTGGAAGTTCTTAGAGAGGCTGT ATTTGGGAATGTGAACAACTTGCAGTTTCTATGTGAAGATGGAAGAGTtcataaattttctaataGTTTCTGTTCACCTGCTTTCATGCTTCAAGAGTACAAGCAGCAGAGAAAGAACTTGGATGTGCAAGATGATTTTCAGGTGTCTGTCtttgacttgaaaaatgtGAAAAGGCGCATAACAGAGCCTACAGTTCCTCTATCAGATAATGCTTCTTATTCTCAGCTTTGGAGTGATTATGTTGTCAAGTTAAGCAGAGTCCTTTGCACTTTCCTCCTTGCTCCAGAAGATTTTAAATCTGTTCAAGGCCAAGCAGCCACAAGTAGAGTTGCCATACCAGTTTCTTCATTATATGGTGAACTTTCTCTAAAATGGGTCATGAGGGTTCTTCTTACAGTGTTCCCATGCATCAAGGCTTGTTCAAATGATAATGAGTTGCCAAGCCACTTAAG GGTCTTTGTTGCTACTCTGCAGCATTGTGTTCTTTATGCATTTAGGAAAGTTCTTGTTTCATCACCAGTGTCACTTAATGAATTACGGGAACAGGGCATGTGGGACCTTATCTTCTCCGagaattttttctattttgaacCAACTTTAGAGGTATTTTCTGAAGAGTGTTGCTCATTGGATGAGGGGTATGCTCCCTCAAATAGCACTTACAGTCACATCAGATCTAATGGGGTTGAAGTTCTCCAGATGGATGTAATTTCATTTGTGGAATTTGCTGCAACTTCAATTGGGAATGTGCATAACTTG CCTGAATGTTCTGCTTTATTAGATGCTCTTGAACAATCTGCTTGTAATCCTGAGATTGCTATTCTTCTTGCAAAGAGTCTGCGTCGCATATTACAGCTTTCAGCTGAGAAAACTATTGCATCATTTAAAACACTGGATGCAGTTCCCCGAGTGCTTAAAGTTGCTTGCATTCAGGCCCAAGAATCTAAAAGGTTGGGGAGTTTAAGTCCTTCTATTCATGGTTATCAGAGATATGATTCACGTGGGACAGCCCAGGTTTGGCATCAATGCGTAGAAATGTGTATGGAGCTCTTTATGGAATTTTGCTCAATAGCAGATGATGCAAGAAGTTTGGTTTTGCGTAATTCCACGTGTATTGACTGcttgtttgatttattttggGAGGAAGGTTTCAGAAATAATGTGCAAACGTACATTCTTGACCTCATGAAG aTTGTGCCATCGTCCGAGGAAGATCAAACAGCAAAGTTGCAATTGTGTTCAAAGTATTTAGAAACATTCACTCATATAAAGGAATGGGGGAAaagttttgttgaattttctaTTGATCTATTGGTTGGAATGAGAGAGATGATCTCCAGTGATCAATTG TATTATCAGGCTTTGTTTCGTGATGGAGAGTGCTTTTTGCATGTCCTCTCTTTGCTAAATGGTAATTTTGATGAGGCAAATGGAGAAAAACTGGTTTTAAATGTTCTTCAAACGCTTACCTGTCTGCTAGCAAGTAATGATGCCTCAAAG GCCGCATTTAGAGCTCTTGTTGGCAAGGGTTATCAAACATTGCAAAATTTGCTGTTGGGTTTTTGCCAATGGCATCCAAGCGAAGGACTTTTAAATGCATTGCTTGATATGCTTGTTGATGGAAAGTTTGAAAGTAAAGGGAACCCTCTTATACAG AATGAAGATGTGATCATACTGTATCTGACTGTTCTGCAGAAG AGCAGTGACTCATTGCGGCATTATGGGCTTAATGTGTTTCAGCTATTGGTTAGGGACTCCCTTTCTAATCAGGCTTCATGTGTCAGGGCTGGAatgcttcattttcttcttgatTGGTTTTCACAAGAAGATAATGATAGTGTCATTTTGCAAATGGCCCAGTTGATTGAGGTCATAGGTGGGCATAGTGTATCTGGGAAGGATATCCGCAAAATATTCGCCCTCCTCCGAAGTGAGAAAGTGGGGAAACATCAGCAGTATTGCTCATTATTGTTGAGCAGTATTTCGTCAATGCTAAATGTGAAGGGACCAACTGCCTTTTTTGATCTCAATGGGAGCGACTCT GGGATTATAATCAAAACGCCTGTGCAGTGGCCTCACAATAAgggtttttcattttcttgttggCTGAGGGTGGAAAACTTTCCCAAAAGTAGAACAATGGGCCTTTTTAGTTTTGTTACTGAAAATGGAAGAGGATGCTCTGCAGTACTTGCACAGGACAAGCTTATCTATGTG GCGGTCAATCTGAAGCGACAGTGCGTTCAACTGCCTGTTAATCTAATCAGAAAGAAATGGCATTTTCTATGTATTACTCATAGCATTGGAAGAGCGTTCTCCGGGGGTAGCCTATTGAGGTGTTATGTCGATGGTGATCTTGTATCATCTGAAAGATGCAG TTATGCAAAAGTGAGTGAAGTATTGACAAGCTGCTCAATTGGCACAAAGattaaaatgcaacaaaatgAAGGAGATAATGTTCTTGAACGGATACAAGATTGCTTTCCTTTCCTCGGTCAGATTGGtcctatttatttattcaatgaTGCTATTTCTTCTGAGCAAGTCAAGGGTGTTCATTCCCTAGGACCAAGCTACATGTATTCATTCCTTGATAATGAAGCTGCACCCAGTTATGATAACCAATTGCCTAGTGGTATCCTTGATGCTAAAGATGGTCTTGCatcaaaaatcatttttggaCTCAATGCTCAG GCTAGTAGTGGCAAAAAGTTGTTTAATGTCTCACCGATGCTGGACCTTGCATCAGACAAGAATTCTTTTGAAGCAAATGTAATGATTGGAACACAGTTATGTTCACGACGCTTGCTTCAGCAAATAATCTACTGTGTTGGTGGTGTGTCTGTATTTTTCCCACTTATTGCACAGTCTGATAGgtatgaaaatgaagaaagtgGAGTCTTTGTACATGCATTGCATATGCCTATCCCGAAAGAGCGTTTGACGGCTGAGGTTATTGGGCTTATAGCATCTGTCTTAGATGAGAATCTATCCAATCAACAACAAATGCATCTTCTTTCTGGATTTTCTGTACTGGGGTTTTTACTTCAATCAGTTCCGCCACAACAACTTAATTTGGAATCACTTTCAGCATTGAAACACCTGTTTAATGTTATTGCAAACAGTG GCTTAGCAGAGCTGCTGGTGAAAGATGCTATATCAAGCATTTTTCTTAATCCTCTCATCTGGCTCTACACAGCTTACAAGGTGCAGCGAGAATTGTATATGTTTCTTATCCAGCAATTCGATAATGATCCAAGGTTGCATAGGAGTCTATGTAGGCTCCCACGTGTTATTGATATAATACGACAATTTTACTGGGATAATGCAAAATCTCGATCCGTTGTTGGAAGCAAGCCTCTCCTGCATCCTATTACCAAACAAGTTATTGGTGAGAGGCCATGTAGAGAAGAAATTCGTAAAATTCGCCTTCTTTTATTAAGTCTTGGTGAAATGAGCCTCAG GCAGAAGATTTCAGCAGCAGATATAAGAGCTCTTATAGCTTTCTTTGAAACAAGTGAGGATATGCCATGCATTGAGGATGTCCTACATATGGTCATTCGTGCTTTATCGCAAAAACTGCTTCTTGCTTCCTTCCTTGAACAAGTCAATTTGATTGGTGGCTGTCATATTTTTGTCAATCTCCTTCAAAG gGATTATGAGCCTATCAGATTGCTTGGCTTACAGTTCCTTGGAAAACTTTTGGTTGGTTTACCATCTGAGAAGAAGGGACCAAGATTTTTCAGTCTTGCCGTTGGAAGATCCAAATCTCTTTCAGAAATACATAAGAAAATCGATTTAAGGATGCAGCCTGTTTTCTCAGCTATGTCCGATTGGTTGTTCAGATTTCCGCAGACAGATAATTTATGTGCTGCCTTGTTTGATGTTCTTCTTGGTGGTGCTAGCCCTAAACAG GTGTTGCAGAAAAATAACCAGGTTGATAAGCATAGAAACAAAGGAAACAACTCCCACTTTTTCCTTCCCCAAACTTTGGTTCTCATTTTCAGATTCTTGGCTGGCTGTGAGGAGGCATTTGCTAGGATGAAGATTATTAGTGATCTTCTTGATCTTCTTGATTCAAATCCTTCGAATATTGAAGCTCTCATG GAATATGGGTGGAATGCCTGGTTAACTGCTGCTGTGAAGCTTGATGTTTTGAAAGGCTACAAACCGGAGTCACGGGATCAAGGTGACCATGAGATGAACGAGCAAACTTTTGTGAGGAGTCTATTTTGTGTTGTTCTTTGTCACTATATGCATTCTGTAAAAGGTGGCTGGCAACAGTTAGAGGAGACAGTTAATTTCCTACTAATGCACTCTGAGAAA GAAGGCATCTCATACAGGTACTTTCTTCGTGATATGTACGAGGACTTGATACGAAGGCTCGTAGACTTGTCATCGGAGGAGAACATTTTTGTCTCACAACCATGTCGGGACAATACATTATATCTTCTACGACTTGTCGATGAGATGCTTGTCTCTGAAATTGATCATAAAATACCG TTTCCAGCAGATAGCTCTGGTAGCTATCTGGGGTCTTTAGAATTAGAAAGTCACAAGGATTATTGCTGTGCATTATATGAGGTTTTGCAGGGAGATGTTGATGGCCAAATACCTAG GCAGATTCCAAGTGAAGGTGGCATAGTTGATGATAAGTGGTGGAATATCTATGATAATTTGTGGGTCATCATAAGTGCGATGAATGGAAAAGGACCCAGCAAGTTGTTGcccaaatcatcatcatcagggGCTCCATCTTTTGGCCAAAGAGCTCGTGGCTTAGTGGAATCGCTGAACATTCCTGCAGCTGAAATGGCTGCAGTTGTTGTATCAGGAGGGATTGGTAGTGCTTTGGGTggaaaaccaaacaaaaatgTTGACAAAGCTATGCTTTTGAGAGGAGAGAGGTGCCCGAGAATTGTGTTTCGACTTATAATCCTATATCTTTGTCAAGCTTCTCTAGAAAGAGCTTCACGGTGTGTCCAGCAGGTTATTCCACTTTTGCCTTCTCTTTTGCCAGCCGATGATGAGTATAGCAAGGGAAGACTGCAGCTCTTTATTTG GGCTTTGCTTGCTGTAAGATCCCAGTATGGGACTTTAGATGATGGTACTCGTTTTCATGTTATTGCACACTTAATTCGAGAAACAGTCAATTGTGGGAAATCAATGCTTGCTAATAGCATCATAGGTCGGAATGACTCTGAGCCAAGCAGTAACTCAAAAGAAACGGGCTCCATTCATAATTTGATTCAGAAGGATCGAGTTCTTATGGCA GTTTCTGACGAGGCAAAATATATCAAGACAACTAAATTGGACAGATCCCGGCAGTTGGTTGATCTCCGTGCTAGGATGGATGAAAGTTACTTAGTAGAACGAAGTACCACAAAAGCTTTTGAAGATGAGATACAAAGTATCTTGAGCATAGTACTTGCTTCAGATGAGAACAGAAGAGCTACGTTCCAACTTACTCATGGGGAGCAGCAGCAGAATGTTGCG GAAAAGTGGATACACATGTTTCGTGCTTTGATTGATGAGAGGGGTCCATGGTCTGCAGATCCTTTTCCAACTAGATCTGTGATTCATTGGAAACTTGACAAGACAGAAGATGCATGGCGGCGTAGACAAAAGTTACGAAAGAACTATCATTTTGATGAAAAGCTGTGTCATCCACCATCCACTGCTCCCAGTGATGAGGCCATTCTTCCTGCTAATGAGAACAAATCTAGTTTTGTGGGGCATATTCCTGAGCAAATGAAGCAGTTTCTTCTTAAAGGAATACGCCGAATAGCTGATGAAGGGACCTCAGAACCCAGTGAGAGTGACACTGAACCAACTGGACAGATGGCCTCCATCACAGAGGAGATTTCTGATAGTCAGTTGCTGGAGCATAGTAAAACAAGCAGTGATCCAACAGACGTTGTAGAGAGGAAAgattcttcttcctcttcatcAGAGATGGAAACTAGCGAG GTTATTTTGTCTGTTCCATGCCTTCTAGTAACACCAAAGAGGAAATTGGCTGGACATTTGGCAGTTATGAAAGatgttttgcatttttttggTGAGTTTGTGGTCGAAGGTACTGGAGGGTCATCTGCTCTCAAAAACTTCTCTGTTACTAGCAGTTCTGATTTGAACAAGCCTCATCAAAGGCAGAAATTTCTTAAATGGCCagaatattttgatttaaattcgGAGAAGGAGGTTCCTGAGACTGCAGAAGCTGAAAATTTGCataaaaaacaattgaaaaatgttAAGCGTCACCGAAGATGGAATGTTGGCAAG ATAAGCACTGTCCACTGGACCCGGTATTTGCTTAGATACACTGCAATAGAGGTTTTCTTCTGTGATTCCGTTGGTCCAGTATTTTTGAACTTTACTTCGCAGAAGGTTGCAAAAGAGGTTGGAACCTTAATAGTTGCAATCAGAAATGAATTCTTGTTTCCAAAAGGAAGTAGCAGGGACAAGAGTGGAGCTATCTCATTTGTTGATAGACGGATAGCCCAAGAGATGGCAGAAACTGCCAGAGAAAGATGGAGGAGGAGGGATATAACAAACTTCGAATATTTGATGATTCTTAATACACTTGCTGGAAGATCTTATAATGATTTAACACAGTATCCTGTCTTTCCTTGGGTGTTGGCTGATTATTCGTCTGAGGTTCTTGATTTTAACAAGTCAACTACCTTTCGGGATCTTTCCAAGCCTGTTGGAGCCTTGGATCCTAAGCGATTTGAg GTATTTGAAGACAGATACCGCAACTTCTGTGATCCGGATATACCAAG CTTTTACTATGGGTCTCATTATTCAAGCATGGGGATTGTGCTTTATTACCTTCTTAGATTAGAGCCATTCACATCTCTTCACCGTAATCTGCAG GGTGGTAAATTCGACCATGCAGACCGTCTTTTCCAAAGCATTGAGGGCACATATCGAAATTGCCTTTCTAATACAAGCGATGTGAAGGAGTTAATCCCTGAGTTTTTCTACCTGCCAGAGTTTCTTGTCAATTCAAACTCTTATCATCTTGGGGTGAAGCAAGATGGTGAACCTATTGGTGATGTTAGTCTCCCTCCTTGGGCCAAG GACTCACCTGaagtatttataaataaaaatcgaGAAGCGCTTGAAAGTGAATATGTTAGCTCAAATCTCCACCACTGGATTGATCTGGTGTTTGGTTACAAGCAGCGTGGAAAACCGGCGGTGGAG GCAGCaaatatcttttattatttaacttatGAAGGTGCTGTTGATTTGGACGCCATGGAAGATGAGTTGCAAAAGTCAGCTATAGAAGACCAAATTGCTAATTTTGGTCAGACGCCAAGCCAGATTTTCCGCAAGAAACATCCAAGAAGAGGGCCACCAATTCCCATTGCTCATCCTTTATATTTTGCTCCTGGTTCTATCAATTTGACTTCCATCATTTGTAGTACAAGACATCAACCATCAGGCATTGTTTATGTTGGTATGTTGGATTCGAGCATTGTTCTTGTGAACCAGGGGCTGACCTTGTCAGTTAAAATGTGGTTGACAACGCAATTGCAGTCTGGTGGGAATTTTACCTTCTCTGGTTCCCAG GATCCTTTCTTTGGAGTTGGTGCTGATATTCTTTCTCCTCGTAATGTTGGGAGTCCTCTGGCTGAAAGTTTTGAACTTGGATCACAATGCTTTACAACAATGCAAACTCCTTCTGAGAATTTTTTGATCACATGTGGCAACTGGGAAAACAGCTTTCAGGTGATAGCTTTGAATGATGGAAGAGTGGTGCAAAGCATAAGACAGCACAGAGATGTGGTCAGCTGTGTTGCAG TGACCACCGATGGAAGTATACTTGCAACTGGAAGTTATGATACCACAGTCATGGTGTGGGAAGTCATCCGTGCCAGAGCCCCAGAAAAGCGGGTCCGAAACATGCAGATAGAAGTACCTCGTAAAGACTATGTCATTGTGGAAACTCCTTTCCATATTCTCTGTGGTCATGATGACATAATTACTTGCTTATATGTTAGTGTGGAGCTTGATATAGTTATAAGTGGGTCAAAAGATGGAACTTGTGTATTCCATACCCTGCGGGAGGGAAGATATGTAAGATCTTTATGCCATCCGTCTGGCAGTGCATTGTCTAAGCTTGCTGCCTCTCGTCATGGGCGGATTGTTTTATATGGAGATGATGATCTCAGTCTGCACCTATTTTCCATTAATGGAAAACATCTTGCTAGTTCAGAGTCCAATGGCCGCCTCAACTGTCTTGAACTCAGTGCATGTGGTCAGTTTTTGGTCTGTGGAGGTGACCAAGGTCAAATAGTTGTACGGTCTATGAATTCACTTGAGGTTGTAAGAAGGTATAGTGGAGTTGGAAAGATAATAACTTCTTTAGCAGTCACTCCAGAAGAGTGCTTCTTAGCTGGGACCAAAGATGGTTGCCTACTCGTTTATTCCATAGAAAACCGTAGAACTAGTCTTCCTCGAAATGTCAAGTCCAAAGCTTCCATAACAGGATAG